aagaaaaaaggtgATCAAGGATCAGGGGAACCATGAACAATGTGGTCAACATTTGCAAACAAACCTAAGCGGCTGGCTGCTTGCAGCCCTGCGCCTCTGGGAGACTCAGTGGAAAGACCCTGGCTCAGATGTTCCCATGCtaccagctgctgcctctgggaTGAAGTTTTGGTGAACCTTGTGCATTTAATGGCTTCTCCTGGGAAGCCGAGCTAGGGGCAGGAAGGATACATGGAGTGCTGACACGAATCCCCATGCTAGACACGCTGTAcgctggctgctgcctgcaacTTGCAGTGACTAGGCTCTGCGGGCAGTGACGGGAAGTCCTTAGGTACCACACACAGCTCCTAAAGATGCCCAGGCACCTCCCATCCCCACCCGCAGGCAGCCAGCGGGGCTCTCCCCTCACCTCGTGACATGCGTCCCTTGTCCTGGCCCGTGATGCAATACACAGCAACCGCCAGGAAGATGGTGGCGACAACATCTGCGACCACGATCCCCGAGATGGTGGGAACATCCACTTCGATGCAGTTCTGGCACACTGGAAGCCCAAAAGGACACAGACGCTGAAAGCAGGATCGTGACCAGGACCCTGCCCCTTGggtgcctcttccctgctgccagggTCAGTCTGAGCCCAAAATGCTCAGCCAGCTCTCCCAGTCCAGGCAGGCTCCAGTCCCAGGAGGAGAGAGACCAAAGATTAAGTCTGGCTTGCTGCGTGACCAGGTGCAAGCTGCCACGTGTCCCCAGCATTCAGGGCAGGCCACAGGAGAGCCAGCGAGCGGCTAGCAACAAGGCAGTACAAGTGACAGGTTATGGCACTAAACGCTATAGAGAGCTCTGCCAGGGACACCAGATGTAGGGGACCGCACAGCTTTGCTGTTCCCATGGGCAACCTAGCACAGGAGCTGCCAGGACCTCTGAAAACTGGTGGAACCACCCCCAAACTCTGAGAGATCAGTAGTTCCCTCAAAAATTTGCTTGGGTGAAAACTCCAGGCAGTTCTGGCTCTAGAAACCGGGTTTGCAACACTTACTTCGATAGTGCACCTGGAGGGGAGAGCTTTTCTCGTCGCCTGCGCCACATATATAGGTGCCTCTGGGGTCATCATAAATTGCACCCAAGTCCAGCTGTGTTGTGTTTCCTACGTCATTCCCGTCTTTCCACCATACAACCTGACTTTGGCTGGTTATCTTGCACTCCAGGAACACCTTCCCGCTGACTTCCTTCACAATTACCATCTGTCCtgtaaaaaaaaggagagcagaaagctTCACAGCTGAGTCCTCAGCCCTCATGGTGGTGCAGAGCTCAGAGATCTTGTTCGTGGACGTGGCTGTTGTAGGCATCAGGCTGTCCCCCAAGCAGTAGAAAGGACATGGCAAACAAAAaactctgcaaaaagaaaactaCTCAGTGGAAAAGTACTCCACTGTTCAACTGGTGGTTACATTAATGCAGCTCTGGGTAGTTTAGAGATCCAAATACCCTTACAGTGAAAACTAACTGGAATTGGGCACCTACCTGGCCTCCATTCAGACTGTACGCGCATCACCCCCATCCCAGACACTGATCGCATTGGTATAGAAGCGCAACTGCAGTAAGAGACACTTCAACAGAAAGCATAACGTTTCCACCAGCAGGGACAGAAGCTGAGCCCAAATAGGGGGACAAAATCCCACTGGTTTTTTACCCAACggtaaaaaacatttttagtgaagAGCATGCAAAAAATCAGGACAGAATTGCTTCCTTGGCCCAAAGGCACCACCTTCAGAGTCTCCAAATAGAGAGTAATTCCTTATCTGCTGAGCACTAGAGCTGAGTATAGAGTATGGCCTCTCCTGCTCACGTATTTATGCCAGGCACAAAGCCCATGGCTACTCTGCTCTAACACCATGGTCCAACTTTACATGCCCTGTCATTGCAAGATGAGTCTGAGCCTTCACAGCCAGCCAGGGAGTAACGTACGCGGCTCCAGACCGTCACAGCAACGGTCCAGGGCAGGCACAGTCGTCAGAGCAATCCCATCCTCGTGAACCATTGCACTGGTTCACTCCCTTCTCCCTGTCGACATTTACAAACCTCACGTCAAGATGCCGCAATAGACAACCCCAGGTAGCCACAGGAACCTGCTTCCCAGCCACCCTCCCACCACCACAGAGATACCTAGGGTATGAGCAATACGAGTGGCAGCCTCCAGGGACCACAGCGAGTGCCTGACGAGCCCCGTGCTGACCTGCTGCAGCCCACAGGATGAGCCCCAGCCTTGCCACCTGCATGGGGTCCCTCGGGTGCACCATGCCGGGGGTCTCCATGTACTGCATGGGTCAGCAACGCAGCACCCCATGGCTGATACCCAGGGACTTACCTCGGATGCCCCAGATAGCCACAGCCAGGCTGGCAAGGAGCACCCAGGCGCCCAGGGTCCTTTCCCTCCGCATGGCGTGAAGTAGTGGCAGCTCTTTCCCCTGCTCAGTGAAGAGGACGCAGAGAGAGCTCCTCGCCACAACGCACCACGCACCCCGAGGTCTTTGTCAGGTACCGGATGCCGAGGGCTggagctccctccctcccacagcagCTGGGGGATGTCTGAGGTGCTCTGCGCCTGCCTCCTCGCCCCAGCCATGACGTCCAGGGAGCGGCAAGGGAGGGCAGGTTGGCCTGAGGCAGCAGGTCCCCCAGTACCTGGGGACGCCCAGTAGTCATATCTCCCCCTACAACCACAGGTCCTCCTACAGCCATAGACCCCTAGCAGTTATTCATCCCCCAGCAGCTATGGAGCCCCCCAGCAGTTTTGTGTCCTCCTACAGCCATGGACCGCCAGCAGGCACAGAGTCCCCCAAGAGCCATGGAAGTCCCAAGCAGCCACAGGTCCCAGCACAGCCACGGAGCCCCTCAGCAGCTTCGGGTCCTCCTAAAACCACGGACCCCTTGCAGTCATATGTCCCCTAAGCAGCCATAAGGCATGTCCCCTACAGCCATGGGGTCCCCCAGAAGCCCCAGAACCCCCAAACAGCCCCAGGTCCCACTACAGCCATGCACCCCCAGCAGCCATAGGTCCCACAACAGCCACGGAGCCCCTACGGACAAGAGTCCACCAGCAGCCAGAGAGCCCCCCAGCAGCCACGTGTCCCCCGGCCGCAACGGGAGACGCCCCGAGCAATTCTGTCCCAGCCCGGCCGCCGTAGCGGCGCCGGCGCCGTCCCCGTCCCGTGATGCCGCGCGGCGGCGGGCGACCGCCGGAGCGGCAGCGGGGCCATGGCGGCGCCGGCGGGTTCGCTGGTGGCGGCCGTGCTGGCCCACTCGGGCCGCCTCGACAAGGAGGACCTGGGCACCCGCATCGGGCGGCTCTCCCGCCGCGTAGAGGAGCTGAAGGCAGGgcggggaacggggcggggggatggGGACGGACAAGGGGAGCTTCggggaggcagcagccccggcGCCGCTGCGGGCCGCCTCGGCCCCGGGCGCTGGTCTCCGGCCCTTCTTTGGGGTTTTCAGGCCGGGCTGGGGGGAAGCCCGTCAGTCCGGTGTGCTGCCCCAGCGGCCGGGTGCGAGCGGGGCGGTCCGGGCCGTGAGAGGGTCTGTGAGCGCCACTCACCCGAGTGACGGTGTCCCCGCGGTGCCTCTGCCTCAGGGAGAAGTCTGCAACATGATTAACAAGAAGTATAACGAGTTCCTGCCCAGCATGCAGAGCGCCGAGGACTTGGTGTCGAAGGTGGACGGGCTGTCCAGCAACATCGACCTGCTGAAAGCGGGGATTGAAAATGAGGTGACAGCGGGCTGTTCTAGATGCCACTCAATTCCATCCCAAACCCGTACCCCCCATCTTGGCGTGTTgcaagggggctgggggaggaggactCCCGATTAAGAACCCTGGATGATATCACCCCTAAACTATGCCTTTCAGGTGACACATGCTGCAGAGGTGTGTGTCACATCAGGGGTGTAGGTAAAGAACTGTCATTTAAGGGATTGGCTTCGTTTGCTCTCTGTTGTATAGTTGGAAAAGTGTGTCACGCGCCTCTCCTTCAGAAAAGGGAGAAGGATCGGCCTTCTATATTTCGGTGTGACACAGTAAGGGACCAGCCAAGTGTTGTCCCACAGTGATTTTGGGTAGAGTGGGATCCTAAATCATAGCTGTGCACATTCACTGAAGTCTTTAAG
Above is a genomic segment from Chroicocephalus ridibundus chromosome 18, bChrRid1.1, whole genome shotgun sequence containing:
- the LOC134524909 gene encoding T-cell surface glycoprotein CD3 gamma chain-like codes for the protein MRRERTLGAWVLLASLAVAIWGIRGQMVIVKEVSGKVFLECKITSQSQVVWWKDGNDVGNTTQLDLGAIYDDPRGTYICGAGDEKSSPLQVHYRMCQNCIEVDVPTISGIVVADVVATIFLAVAVYCITGQDKGRMSRASDRQNLIANEQLYQPLGERDDGQYSRLTPAKARK